The sequence TTCGGTGGTCAGTGGCGGGATCTCCGACACCGCCCCCACGAACGTGGTCTTGCCGGCGCCGAACCCGCCGGCGACGAGGACCTTGAGCGGGATGAGCTCGCGGCGGGTTGGCGGCGGTGACCGCCGGGTGTCAACGCGAACGGAGTCCATCGAGCAGCCTTCCCAAGATGGCGTGACCGGGGCCGCCGTCGCCGTCGGCGGTTCTTGGCAGGTGGACCTCCAGGTAGCCGCCGTTGGCGAGGTCGCCGACGAGCACCCTGGCCACCCCGACCGGCACCCGCAGGGCGGCGCCGATCTCGGCCAGGGACTTGGGCCCGGCGCACATCTCGACGATGGCCCGCGACTCCATCTGAAGTGAGGCGCCGGAGGCGAGCGACAGCCCGGTGGCGGTGACCACCGCCTCCAGCGGGAGCTCCTGGCCGACGGCGCGGGTCCGTCCCCTGGTGAACGCGTAGACCGGCACCACCCGGTCGACGTGCCCGCGCTCGGCGGCGCTCATGGCCCCCTCCGATCGGGTGGCCCCGCGGCGGCGGGGCGCCGGCTCGGGCTGAGCATGTGCCCGACCCGGGCCGCCAGCAGGGTCATCTCGTAGCCGATCATGCCCATGTCGCAGGTCCGCTCGGCGAACACTGCCAGCATCGAGCCCTCGCTGATCGAGGTGAGGAACAGGTAGCCGCCGGCCATCTCGACGATCGTCTGGCGGACCGGGCCGGCCCCGAACGAGCTGGCCACCCCCATGGCCAGGCTGAGCAGCCCGGAGGTGACGGCCGAGAGCTGGTCGCCGAGGGCCTCGTCGAGGCCCTGGGAGGCGGCCAGGCGGAGGCCGTCGGCGGAGACGACCAGGGCGTGGCGGGTCCCGGCGGTGCTGCGGACGAAGTCCACCAGCAGCCAGTCGAGCTGGCGGCCGTCGATGGTGCCGGCAGCGGTCACGACCATCCGCCGGCGCTCGGCGGACGTTCGGGCCCGAGCTCGTCGGCCCGTTCGCCCGGTCCCTGGGTCTCCTCGACGACGGCCCTGGCCGCCT is a genomic window of Actinomycetota bacterium containing:
- a CDS encoding DUF742 domain-containing protein: MSAAERGHVDRVVPVYAFTRGRTRAVGQELPLEAVVTATGLSLASGASLQMESRAIVEMCAGPKSLAEIGAALRVPVGVARVLVGDLANGGYLEVHLPRTADGDGGPGHAILGRLLDGLRSR
- a CDS encoding roadblock/LC7 domain-containing protein encodes the protein MVVTAAGTIDGRQLDWLLVDFVRSTAGTRHALVVSADGLRLAASQGLDEALGDQLSAVTSGLLSLAMGVASSFGAGPVRQTIVEMAGGYLFLTSISEGSMLAVFAERTCDMGMIGYEMTLLAARVGHMLSPSRRPAAAGPPDRRGP